The Scyliorhinus torazame isolate Kashiwa2021f chromosome 17, sScyTor2.1, whole genome shotgun sequence genome includes a window with the following:
- the LOC140393987 gene encoding potassium voltage-gated channel subfamily A member 2-like, producing the protein MTVAHGDNVDELAALPVQPQDLYEPEQDHECCERVVINISGLRFETQLRTLAQFPDTLLGDPKKRMGYFDPLRNEYFFDRNRPSFDAILYYYQSGGRLRRPVNVPLDIFSEEIRFYELGEEAMELFREDEGFIKEEERPLPENEFQRQIWLLFEYPESSGPARVIAIVSVMVILISIVSFCLETLPVFRDDKENTAGGRPHYNNATTPYHSSPFADPFFIVETLCIIWFSFEFLVRLFASPSKPVFFRNIMNIIDIVAITPYFITLGTELAEQQQQEAGNGQQQGQQAMSLAILRVIRLVRVFRIFKLSRHSKGLQILGQTLKASMRELGLLIFFLFIGVILFSSAVYFAEADEAASYFDSIPDAFWWAVVSMTTVGYGDMYPITIGGKMVGSLCAIAGVLTIALPVPVIVSNFNYFYHRETENEEQAQYLHVKSCPNLPSTTDLKKNNSTSSICKSEYTENQEGLGTVRDPPDHNLHTDNCTLPNPNYVNITKLRSDV; encoded by the coding sequence ATGACAGTGGCCCATGGAGACAATGTGGATGAATTGGCTGCACTCCCAGTCCAGCCTCAGGACCTTTATGAGCCCGAGCAGGATCATGAGTGCTGTGAGCGGGTGGTGATCAATATTTCGGGGCTTCGCTTTGAAACTCAGCTCAGGACCTTAGCCCAGTTCCCTGACACCCTGCTTGGGGACCCCAAGAAGAGGATGGGCTACTTTGACCCCCTGAGAAACGAATATTTCTTCGACAGAAACCGACCGAGTTTTGATGCCATCCTGTATTACTACCAGTCTGGAGGCAGACTGCGCAGGCCCGTCAATGTGCCCCTGGATATTTTCTCAGAGGAGATACGGTTCTATGAGTTAGGAGAGGAAGCCATGGAGCTGTTCAGAGAAGACGAGGGCTTTATTAAGGAGGAGGAGAGGCCTTTACCCGAGAATGAATTCCAGCGTCAGATCTGGCTGCTCTTTGAGTACCCCGAGAGCTCAGGCCCGGCTCGAGTTATCGCCATTGTGTCTGTCATGGTCATTCTCATCTCCATTGTCAGCTTCTGTCTTGAAACTTTGCCTGTCTTTAGAGATGACAAAGAGAATACAGCTGGAGGGAGACCTCACTATAACAATGCCACAACTCCTTACCATTCCTCTCCATTTGCTGATCCTTTCTTCATCGTGGAGACGCTCTGTATCATCTGGTTCTCATTTGAATTTCTGGTCAGGTTGTTTGCTTCTCCGAGCAAACCCGTCTTCTTTAGAAATATCATGAACATTATTGATATTGTGGCCATCACCCCTTACTTCATCACCCTGGGCACTGAACTGGCGGAGCAGCAGCAACAAGAAGCGGGTAATGGGCAGCAGCAAGGGCAGCAGGCCATGTCGCTGGCCATCCTGAGGGTCATCCGTTTGGTCAGGGTCTTTCGGATCTTCAAGCTGTCTAGACACTCCAAAGGTTTGCAAATCCTCGGGCAGACGCTGAAGGCCAGTATGAGGGAACTGGGTCTCCTCATCTTCTTCCTCTTCATCGGAGTCATTCTCTTCTCCAGCGCCGTCTACTTTGCTGAAGCAGATGAAGCAGCCTCGTACTTTGACAGCATCCCTGATGCTTTCTGGTGGGCAGTAGTGTCCATGACAACAGTTGGGTACGGAGACATGTACCCCATAACCATAGGGGGTAAGATGGTGGGCTCCCTTTGTGCCATTGCAGGCGTGTTGACCATCGCACTCCCCGTGCCCGTTATTGTCTCCAACTTTAACTATTTCTATCACCGAGAAACAGAGAACGAGGAACAGGCCCAATACCTGCATGTGAAGAGCTGCCCAAATCTCCCATCCACCACTGATCTGAAGAAGAATAACAGCACTTCCAGCATCTGTAAGTCGGAGTATACAGAGAACCAGGAGGGACTGGGTACCGTTCGAGACCCCCCTGATCACAATCTTCACACTGACAATTGCACTTTACCAAACCCCAACTATGTGAACATCACCAAATTGAGGAGTGATGTGTGA